CCCGGCTGACCAAGCTGGCCGAGATCTTCAGCTCGCAGCGCGTGCTTCCGGCGACGGTCGACTTCGTCGACATCGCGGGCATCGTGAAGGGCGCCTCGGAGGGCGAAGGGCTGGGCAACAAGTTCCTCGCGAACATCCGTGAGTCGGACGCGATCTGCCAGGTCATCCGTGCCTTCAAGGACGAGAACGTCGTGCACGTCGACGGCAAGGTCTCGCCCAAGGACGACATCGAGACGATCAACACCGAGCTGATCCTCGCGGACCTCCAGACCATCGAGAAGGTCCTGCCGCGCCTCCAGAAGGAGTCGCGCATCAAGAAGGACATCGCTCCCAAGGTCGCGGCGGTCGAGGCGGCGAAGGACATCCTGGAGAAGGGCGACACGCTCTTCTCGCAGGGCATCGTCCAGGGCTCCGGCAACGAGGAGCTCCTGCACGACCTCCACCTCCTGACCACCAAGCCGTTCCTCTACGTCTTCAACGTGGACGAGGACGAGCTGGTCGACGAGGACTTCAAGGCCGAGCAGCGCACCCTGGTCGCCCCCGCCGAGGCGATCTTCCTCAACGCCAAGCTGGAGGCGGACCTCGCCGAGCTCGACGAGGAGGACGCCATGGAGCTCCTGGAGTCGGTGGGCGCCGAGGAGCCGGGCCTCGCCACCCTCGCCCGCGTCGGCTTCGACACCCTCGGTCTGCAGACCTATCTGACGGCCGGCCCAAGGAATCCCGCGCCTGGACCATCAAGAAGGGCGACACCGCCCCCGAGGCCGCCGGAGTCATCCACACCGACTTCCAGAAGGGCTTCATCAAGGCGGAGGTCATCTCCTTCGAGGACCTCGTCGACACGGGCTCGGTCGCCGAGGCCCGCGCCAAGGGCAAGGCCCGCATGGAGGGCAAGGACTACGTCATGCAGGACGGCGACGTGGTGGAGTTCCGCTTCAACGTGTAGCCGGTGACGTACCGCCACGTTGGCGGCCTGGCAAATCTGCAGGTCCCGAGATCGACCTCGTCGGTACAGACAGTGGGCCGGTGGCTCGGCAGGTCCACTTCGTCGGGTCTGCGGTTCCGGCTGGCCTTCCTGGCACGCGCGATCCCGCTCATCGAGCGTGGCCGCGGTGACGTGGCGCTGGAACGACTATGACGCCTTGGTGCGTGACATGCTCGCCGTCCCCGGCACCGCGACCCCGCCCGAGCCGTGAGACCGTCAACGAGATGATCGACCTTCCTGGCCGATGACGTAGGGGCTCGCCTCCGTCGGCGTACCCGGAGCCGGGCCGGGCTGTCGGTGGTGGGCAGTAAGGTCGGGCCGGTGGGGAAACGTGAGCGGAGTCTGCTCGCCGAGGGCGTCGGACTGCACGAGGCCGCGCGGGGTGTGCTCGCCGATCACGCCCGCGCGCTCGACGCGGTGCGCGCGGCGCTGGCCCCGATCCACGCCGAACTCGTCGGCAAGGAGCTGGAGTCCATCCCCGTCTCCCGGCTGAAGGACGTCACCGAGGGGCGGCTGCGGCTCGGAGCGCTGGAGACGGCCGGGTTCGCGTCGGTGCGGGCGGTGTACGAGGCGGGGCGGTACGAGCTGCGCCGGCTGCCCGGGGTGGGCGCGCAGACCGCCGACCGTGCCCTCGCGGCGGCCCGGCAGCTCGCGAGGGCGGTGGAGGAGACCGTCTCCGTACGGATGGACGTCGACCGGCCCGAGCCCCGCACGACCGCCCTGGTGATCGCGCTGCGCACCCTCGTCGAGGCCGGTCCCGAGCTGCGCCGGGCCGTGGACGCGGCGACGCGGCTCGACGAGCGGCTCGGGGCGCTGCTGCCCGCGGCCAGGCCCGCCGGCGGACGGCTGGGGATGGTGCTCGCGGGGCGGGAGCGCCGACGGAGCGCGCTCGGCGCGGTCGCCGAACTGCGCGAGCTGACCGCCGACGCCGGCGCCCGTGAGGTACGCCTGCTGCTCGCGCAGGCCTCGACCGACCTGCTGCGGACGCCCGCCTCCGAGATCGAGGCGTGGGTCGACTTCGAGTTGCGTTCCGCGGAGTACTACAGCCAGCTCGCGGAGGTCTGCGAGCACCGTTCGGACGTGGCGGCCGTCGAGGGCTTCCTGCCCTCGGAGGTCGCCGAGCGGGTGCACGCCCAGACGCTGGACGACACCCGGCGCCGGGTCTCGTTGCGCGGCTACCAGGACTTCGGCGCCCGGTTCGCGCTCGCCCAGCGCCGGGTCGTCCTCGGCGACGAGATGGGGCTCGGCAAGACCGTGCAGGCCATCGCCGTACTCGCGCATCTCGCGGCGGACGGACACAGCCACTTCCTGGTCGTCTGCCCGGCCAGCGTACTGATCAACTGGACGCGCGAGATCGGCGCGCGCAGCACACTGCGGGCCCTGCCGGTGCACGGCGCGGAGCGGCTGGACGCCTACGAGGAGTGGCGGGAGCGCGGGGGCGTCGCGATCACCACGTACGACATGCTGCACCGGCTGCCCGCCCCGGACGGCGAGGGCACGAAGCCGGGGATGGTGGTCGTCGACGAGGCGCACTACGTGAAGAATCCGGACACCCGCCGCTCCCGGGCGGTCGCGGCCTGGACAGGGCACTGCGAGCGCGTCCTGTTCCTCACCGGGACGCCCATGGAGAACCGGGTCGAGGAGTTCCGCACCCTCGTCCGCTACCTCCAGCCGGCCCTCCTCCCCGCGATACGGCACACCACCGCGGCCGCCGGCCCGCACGCCTTCCGCAAGTCCGTCGCCCCCGCCTATCTGCGCCGCAACCAGCGCGACGTCCTCACCGAACTGCCCGCGCTGGTGGAGGTCGACGAGTGGGAGGAGTTCAGCGCCGCGGACCGGGAGGCGTACCTCAAAGCGGTCGCGGACGGAAACTTCATGGCGATGCGCCGGGCCGCGTACGCCGACGCGGAGAAGTCCGCGAAGCTGGGACGACTGCGCGAACTGGTGGCCGAAGCGGCGGAGAACGGCCTGAAGGTGGTGGTGTTCTCCTACTTCCGCGATGTGCTGGCACTGGTCCGACAAGCCTTGGGAGAGGGCGTGTTCGGGCCGGTCTCCGGTGCCGTGCCCGCCGCGCGCCGGCAGCGTCTCGTCGACGACTTCACGGCCGCTCCCGGCCACGCGGTCCTCCTCTGCCAGATCGAGGCCGCCGGTATCGGCCTCAACCTTCAGGCCGCGTCCGTGGTCGTCCTGTGCGAACCGCAGGTCAAGCCCACCATGGAACACCAGGCCGTGGCCCGCGCCCACCGGATGGGCCAGGTCCGCCCCGTCCAGGTGCACCGCCTCCTCGCCACCGACAGCGTCGACCAGCGCCTGCTGCACATCCTCAAGAACAAGACCCGCCTCTTCGACGCCTACGCCCGCCGCAGCGACACCGCCGAGCAGAGCCCGGACGCGGTCGACGTCTCCGACAGCGCCCTCGCCCGCCGCATCGTGGAGGAGGAGCACATACGACTGGCGGGCGTCGTGGGGCCTGGGCAGGGTGGTGCGCGGCAGCCCTGAGGGACATGTCTTTCGACGGCCGGCCCCGCGCCTACCCCCGGGCCAGTCCCGTCTTCACGCCCGCCCCGCACAACGGCACCACCGCCGTACGTCCTGCGAGCACCCCCTCCCGTACCGCCGCCCAGCACGCCACTCCCGTCGACTCGACGTACAGACCCCGTGACGCCAAGTCCCTCTGGGCGTGGCGGATCTGGTCCTCCGTCACCGTGAGGAACGTGCCACCGGAGTCGCGTACGGCGCGCAGGATCTGGCGGGCCCGGGGCGGGCGCGGGATGGCGATGCCCTCGGCGAAGGTGGGGGCCGAAGGGGTGACGCCGACCAGGTCGTCCGCGCCCTCGGCCCAGGCGTGCGCGAGCGGCGCCACCGCGGCGGCCTGGACGGCGTACAGCGCGGGCCGCCGGTCGATGAGCCCCGCCCCGTGCAGCTCGGCGACGGCGAGGGCGGCACCGAGGAGCAGGGTGCCGTTGCCGACGGGGACGACGATCACGTCGGGCAGGCGCCCGCCCAGGTCCTCCCAGAGCTCGTGCACGTACGTCTTCGTACCGTGCAGGAAGTAGGGGTTGAAGACGTGCGAGGCGTAGAAGGTGCCCGGGAGGTCCGCGGCCTCGCGCGCCGTCCGCGCCGTCGCCTCCCGGTCCCCGTCCACGAGGTGCACCCGCGCCCCGTGCGCCTCGATCTGCTCCAGCTTCTTCGGCGAGGTGTCCTCGGGGACGTACACCGTGCAGGGCAGCGCGGCCCGCGCGCAGTACGCGGCGATCGCCGTCCCCGCGTTTCCGCTGCTGTCCGCGATCACCAGCCGTGGGCCCAGCCGCAGTGCCAGCTCGGCCAGCAGGACGGCGCCGCGGTCCTTGAAGGACAGGGTCGGCATCAGGAAGTCCAGCTTGGCCGAGATGCCCCCGCGCAGTTCCACCAGCGGGGTGCGGCCCTCGCCCAGGCTGACCGTGGGCGCCGCGAGCGGCAGGCACTCCGTGTACCGCCACAGTGAGTTCATCCGCCCGGTCAGGGAGGTGAGGGGCGCGGGGGTCGGTGCGAAGTCCAGGTCGAGCGGGCCGCGGCAGACCGGGCAGCACCAGTCGAGCGAGCCACCGGGGACGCGCGTACCGTCCGCCGGGCAGAAGCGATCCGGCAAAGGTGTCATGTGCGCAGGCTATGCGTGCGCCTCGACGTCCTCGGGGAACCGCTCCGGGTCCGTGACCCACCCCGCCGCGAGGACGAGCCGCGAGGTGCGCTGCAGGGCGAGCAAGCCGAAGGGTGGTGGACGAAGGCGGCGGTCGCCACGGACGCGGACGTCTTCTCCGCCCCCTACAAGAAGGGCCTGAAGCTCATCGACCCGAGGAGGACGGTCACCGCACGCAAGGTTCTGGGCCCCACCACCACCCCGCTGTCGAACGGCGGGGGCGGGGGCAGTCGGGGCAACGGGGGAAGCGGTGGCGCTCTGGAGGTGTGACGCGGGCTACAGCGGGGAGAAAGTGCCTGGGTAAAGCCCACGGCGGGGATTAGTAATCACATCGAGTGATTCTTTGGCCTTCGCTTGCATGGCACAACCCACGGTTGCCAGGCTGTAGCTGTCTGTACAACCTGATGGGAGCGGCCAGTGACTTTCGGTGAGCAGCCGGCGTATCTGCGTGTCGCGGGTGATCTCCGCAAGAAGATCGTCGACGGTTCGCTGCCACCGCACACCCGCCTCCCCTCCCAGGCCAGGATCCGCGAGGAGTACGGCGTCTCGGACACGGTCGCCCTGGAAGCGCGCAAGGTGCTGATGGCCGAAGGGCTGGTCGAGGGCCGCTCCGGCTCGGGGACGTATGTGCGGGAGCGGCCGGTGCCGCGCCGGGTCGCCCGCTCCGGGTACCGCCCGGACAGTGGAGCGACCCCTTTCCGCCAGGAGCAGGCCGACCTGGCCGTGCGCGGCACCTGGGAGTCGCACAGCGAACAGGCCGAGGCGAGCGGGGCGATCGCCGAGCGCCTCTCGATCCGGCCCGGCGACCGCGTGATGTGCACGAACTACGTCTTCCGGGACGCCGGCGAGGCGATGATGCTCTCCACCTCCTGGGAGCCTCTCGCCGTCACGGGCCGCACCCCGGTGATGCTCCCCGAAGAAGGTCCGCTCGGGGGCATGGGCGTCGTCGAGCGGATGGCGGCCATCGACGTGATCGTGGACAACGTGACGGAGGAAGTGGGCGCCCGCCCCGGCCTCGCCGAGGAACTCCTCGCGCTCGGCGGTGTCCCCGGACACGTGGTCGTCGTCATCCAGCGGACGTACTTCGCCTCGGGGCGCCCGGTGGAGACGGCCGACGTCGTCGTACCGGCGGACCGGTATCGCATCGCGTACCACCTGCCCGTGAAGTAGACGCAGGAGTTCACGGGCGGTCGGCGTCCGCCGGGTGGGGACCCCTCGTTCCCGGGCGAGCCGACCGCCAAGTGCCCCGCGTGCAGCGTCAGTTGCAATCTGGCCTTTCTCAAATGCCCGGCCCGGAGCGGAGTTCGCGCTGCCTGACGGGCGCACGGAGGGCGCTCGACGGCGCGTTCGTACCCGTGCGCCCCCTCCGTCTTGGCTGGTTGCGTACCTCTTTGTGTAAAGGCGTATTCGCTGCGTGAAGGTTAGGCGTAGGCTCGGGCATATGCGGATTGCGGTTTCGTTAGGGTGCGGGGCACGGCGCGGGCCGGGGGCGGGAAGTGGAGGGGCTCGATGAACGACGGCACGATCACTCTTCCCTGGCTCGTCATACGGCAGGACGACAACGGCAATCGCTACCGCGTCGGCAGGTACGCGACCAGGGCCGAGGCCCAGAAGATCGCGGACAGCCTCGACGACCGCGGCCACAAGCAGCTCTACTGGGTCGAGCGGATCGCGCAGAACGGATCCAAGTGACGGTGTGAGGGCCCCGGCTTCGACGGTCCGACGTCCTGCTCCGTGTCCGGCGCGCCCTGCCGTAGGCTCCGGCGCATGGACGAAACGATCGTGGTGGTGGGCGGCGCCCTGCTGCACGACGGACGCCTCCTCGCCGCGCGCCGCAGCGCGCCCCCCGAACTGGCCGGGCGCTGGGAGCTGCCCGGCGGCAAGGTGGAACCGGGCGAGGCCCCCGAAGCCGCCCTCGTACGCGAACTGCGCGAGGAACTCGGCGTCACGGCGGAGTCCGTCGAGCGCGTCCCGGGGGAGTGGCCCCTGCGGACGCCGTACGTCCTGCGTGTGTGGACCGCGCGGCTGCTCCCGGGCTCGGCCGCCCCCACGCCCCTCGAGGATCACGACGACCTGCGCTGGCTGAGTCCGGACGAGCTCTGGGACGTGGCCTGGCTGGACCAGGACGTCCCCGCCGTGAAGGCGGTGCTGCGGCGCTGGGACGGCCAGGACCTGTCCTAGGCGCCGGCGGGCCGCGGGGTCGGGTGCCGTGCACCGACTCCTCTCTTTGGGTGACACCGGTGACGTACGGGGTGCGGGCGCGGGTGCCGGTGCGCGGCGCTGTGTGTACGGCTTTCGGGAGCGGGAGGGCGCGAGCCGTGTCCGCGGCTCGAAGTCCCGTACGCCGTTCGTGCCACAGTGCGCCCGCATGTGCGGTAAAGCGTCCCGGATATCGGGTATGTGCCCATTAACCCCACGAAACCGGACATGGGTGGGTTCCTGGCCTGGGAAGTGATCGGCGTGATCGACACCGAAGGCGACTGCGCCGAGTGGAGCTTTCCCGCGGAGCCCGGTGCCGTCCGTACCGCCCGTGCCGTCGTCCGGGGCCAGCTGCGCACCTGGGGGCTGGATTCCCTCGGTGATGTGACCGCGCTGCTGGTCAGTGAGCTGGTGACCAACGCGCTGCGGCATGCCGCCGGCCCCATCGGTGTCCGTCTGGTCAGGCCCGGGGGACTGTCGGGCGCTCTCCTCGTGGAGGTCTCCGACCCGTTGCCCGACCCGCCCCGTGAGCGGTCCGCCGACGAGGACGACGAGAGTGGTCGAGGACTGCAACTGGTGGCGGGGTCGTCGCGGCGTTGGGGTACCCGGCCCGGGGACACTGGAAAGACGGTGTGGTTCGAACTGGGGGTGCCCGGTTGAGGGTGCCGGCGATGGCCGGTTGGGGGTGTGGACGGTACCTGGTCGAGGGTGTGGACGGTGCCCGGCTGAGGGTGCGTCGGCTGTCGTGCTGAGGGTGTGTCGGGCGGAGGGTGGGGCGACCGATCGGTTCAGGCCACCAGAGTTGTCCGGAGTCTTTGATTCGATGGGGCGCCACCTGGTTAGAAGACTGGGAGTATGTCGCGGCCGGTCCAAAAACCATCGGGACCGTGCTGTGATCGTGAACACCGTGTTGTGCGGCGCCGTAGTGCTGGATACTGCGGGCAGCCGCCCCCGGTGACCGGTGCCGGACGCGGTGAGCTGGAGGGGACGGTTCGCGTGAGCGAGATACCAGCGAAGGCCACGGAGTCCGAGGACCCGTCGGACGGCGCGAGGGCGGGGGCCGCGGGCGATTCCGCCGTGGCCGGAGCGACGGGCGGGGCGACGGGCGACGCCATGACCCGACCGCGGGGCGACGCGAGAACCGAGCCGACGAACACACCATGGGGCGGCGCACCCTCCGGACCGAGCGACGCCGCGAGGCACCGGACGGCGGGCGCCTCGACGGGTTCCCGGGCGGGCGATCCGACGGACTCCGGCACGGACGCGGGCGCGGACAACGGCGTGGACATCGACCGGGCCACGGCCGTGTCGCCTGGTGGACCGCAGGGCGGAGCATCCGTCCTACCACCAGGCGAACCGTCCGACGTACCGCCCGTCGAACCGTCCGGCGAGCCCATGGGCGACGCGATGTGGCAGAGCAGCCCGCCCGGTTCGATCTACGACTACATCAAGGTCGCCTCGTTCTCCATCGGCGCCGACGGCCTCGTCGACCAGTGGAGCCTGCGTGCCGAGCAGCTCTTCGGTATATCCCCCGAGCGCGCCCTCGGCATGGACCCCATCGAGGCGTTCTTCGAACCCGACCAGCGCGAGCGCGGCCAGCGCAAGATGGCGGAGATCCTGGACGGCCGCGAGTGGACCGGTGTGGTCCCCTTCCGCATGCCGGCCGACGAGGACGGCGAGCCGGGCGCCGAGGGCCTCGCCGAGGTCTATGTGATGCCCACCACGACGGAGGACGGCGAGCGGGCCGCCGTGTGCATCGTCGTGGACGTCCGCACCCTCCGCAGCATCGAGACGGACCTCGCCGCCTCGCAGGCGATTTTCGGTCAATCTCCGTTCGGCTTCCTGCTCATCGACACGGATCTGCGGGTCCGGCGCGCCAACAAGCGGTTCGCCTCGGTGTTCGGCGGAAACGTGGAGAGCCACCGTGGCCGTACGGTCCACGACTATCTGCCGCGTTCCGAGGGCGATCGGGTCGCCGCGACGCTGCGCCGCGTCCTCGAAACCGGCGACTCCATCACGGACATGCACGTCACCGGTTTCATACCCGGCTCCGACGAGCGTCGGCACTGGTCGATCAACCTCTACCGCGTACACAGCGGTACCGGCCGCCCCATCGGTATCGCCTGGCTCGGAACCGACATCACCAGCCGACGGGCCGCGGCCCGGGAAGCGGCCGCCGCCCGGCGCAATCTCGCTCTTCTGAACGAGGCGGGCGCCCGCATCGGCAACTCCCTCGACCTGGAGACCACCGCGCGCGAACTCCTCGACGTCGTCGTGCCCGGTTTCTGCGACCTCGCCACCGTCGACCTGTACCAGGGCCTGCTGGCGGGCGACGAGACCCCGCGGGCGCTCGCCGACGGCAGCGCGGAGCTGCGTCGGGTCGCCTTCGCCAGCGCCGTGTCCGACGCGCCGTTCATCGGCGGACCGGCCCCCGTGGCCGTGGGCGCCGTCCACCACTACCCGTTCAACTCGCCCTGCGCGGACGCCCTGCGCACCGCCCGCCCCCAGCACGTCCCCGCCGAGGACGGCGGGCTCATCCAGTCCACGCTGGCGGTCCCGATGGTCGCCCACGACACGGTGGTCGGCCTCGCCCAGTTCTCCCGTACGAAGGGCAGCGAGCCCTTCGGCGACCGCGACCGGGCGCTGGCGGTGGAACTCGCGGCGCGGGCCGCGGTCTGCATCGACAACGCCCGCCTGTACCGCCGCGAGCACGAACGCGCGCTGATCCTGCAGCGCTCGCTCCTCCCGCCGGGCGACCCGGAGGCCTCCGGTCTGGACATCGCGTGTCGCTATCTGCCCGGCAACGCGGCCACCGAGGTCGGCGGCGACTGGTTCGACGTCATCGAGCTCCCCGGTCACCGCACGGCGTTGGTCGTCGGCGACGTCATGGGGCGCGGTCTGCGGGCGGCGGTCGCCATGGGCGAACTGCGCACCGCGGTGCGCACCCTGGCCCTCCTCGACCTCGAACCCGCCGAAGTCCTCTCGGCGTTGGACGAGATCGCTCGCGGCCTCGGCACCCCCGGCGGAGTCCAGCAGGCCACCCGCGCGGCCCGCCAGCCCCGCGACGCCGACCTCTCCGAGGTGTACCTGGCGACCTGTGTGTACGCGGTGTACGACTCCGTGACCCGCCGCTGCACCTTCGCCAACGCGGGCCATCTGCCGCCGGTGCTGGTCGAACCCGGCGAGAGCGCGCTGATGCTCGACGTGCCGCCGGGCATGCCGCTCGGGGTGGGCGGCGAGCCCTTCGAGGAGGTGGAGGTCGAACTACCCGAAGGCGCACTGTTGGCGCTCTACACGGATGGACTGGTCGAATCGCGCGATCACCCCCTCGACGAGGGTCTGC
This portion of the Streptomyces mirabilis genome encodes:
- a CDS encoding GntR family transcriptional regulator — translated: MTFGEQPAYLRVAGDLRKKIVDGSLPPHTRLPSQARIREEYGVSDTVALEARKVLMAEGLVEGRSGSGTYVRERPVPRRVARSGYRPDSGATPFRQEQADLAVRGTWESHSEQAEASGAIAERLSIRPGDRVMCTNYVFRDAGEAMMLSTSWEPLAVTGRTPVMLPEEGPLGGMGVVERMAAIDVIVDNVTEEVGARPGLAEELLALGGVPGHVVVVIQRTYFASGRPVETADVVVPADRYRIAYHLPVK
- a CDS encoding DEAD/DEAH box helicase is translated as MGKRERSLLAEGVGLHEAARGVLADHARALDAVRAALAPIHAELVGKELESIPVSRLKDVTEGRLRLGALETAGFASVRAVYEAGRYELRRLPGVGAQTADRALAAARQLARAVEETVSVRMDVDRPEPRTTALVIALRTLVEAGPELRRAVDAATRLDERLGALLPAARPAGGRLGMVLAGRERRRSALGAVAELRELTADAGAREVRLLLAQASTDLLRTPASEIEAWVDFELRSAEYYSQLAEVCEHRSDVAAVEGFLPSEVAERVHAQTLDDTRRRVSLRGYQDFGARFALAQRRVVLGDEMGLGKTVQAIAVLAHLAADGHSHFLVVCPASVLINWTREIGARSTLRALPVHGAERLDAYEEWRERGGVAITTYDMLHRLPAPDGEGTKPGMVVVDEAHYVKNPDTRRSRAVAAWTGHCERVLFLTGTPMENRVEEFRTLVRYLQPALLPAIRHTTAAAGPHAFRKSVAPAYLRRNQRDVLTELPALVEVDEWEEFSAADREAYLKAVADGNFMAMRRAAYADAEKSAKLGRLRELVAEAAENGLKVVVFSYFRDVLALVRQALGEGVFGPVSGAVPAARRQRLVDDFTAAPGHAVLLCQIEAAGIGLNLQAASVVVLCEPQVKPTMEHQAVARAHRMGQVRPVQVHRLLATDSVDQRLLHILKNKTRLFDAYARRSDTAEQSPDAVDVSDSALARRIVEEEHIRLAGVVGPGQGGARQP
- a CDS encoding (deoxy)nucleoside triphosphate pyrophosphohydrolase, coding for MDETIVVVGGALLHDGRLLAARRSAPPELAGRWELPGGKVEPGEAPEAALVRELREELGVTAESVERVPGEWPLRTPYVLRVWTARLLPGSAAPTPLEDHDDLRWLSPDELWDVAWLDQDVPAVKAVLRRWDGQDLS
- a CDS encoding SpoIIE family protein phosphatase, which encodes MSEIPAKATESEDPSDGARAGAAGDSAVAGATGGATGDAMTRPRGDARTEPTNTPWGGAPSGPSDAARHRTAGASTGSRAGDPTDSGTDAGADNGVDIDRATAVSPGGPQGGASVLPPGEPSDVPPVEPSGEPMGDAMWQSSPPGSIYDYIKVASFSIGADGLVDQWSLRAEQLFGISPERALGMDPIEAFFEPDQRERGQRKMAEILDGREWTGVVPFRMPADEDGEPGAEGLAEVYVMPTTTEDGERAAVCIVVDVRTLRSIETDLAASQAIFGQSPFGFLLIDTDLRVRRANKRFASVFGGNVESHRGRTVHDYLPRSEGDRVAATLRRVLETGDSITDMHVTGFIPGSDERRHWSINLYRVHSGTGRPIGIAWLGTDITSRRAAAREAAAARRNLALLNEAGARIGNSLDLETTARELLDVVVPGFCDLATVDLYQGLLAGDETPRALADGSAELRRVAFASAVSDAPFIGGPAPVAVGAVHHYPFNSPCADALRTARPQHVPAEDGGLIQSTLAVPMVAHDTVVGLAQFSRTKGSEPFGDRDRALAVELAARAAVCIDNARLYRREHERALILQRSLLPPGDPEASGLDIACRYLPGNAATEVGGDWFDVIELPGHRTALVVGDVMGRGLRAAVAMGELRTAVRTLALLDLEPAEVLSALDEIARGLGTPGGVQQATRAARQPRDADLSEVYLATCVYAVYDSVTRRCTFANAGHLPPVLVEPGESALMLDVPPGMPLGVGGEPFEEVEVELPEGALLALYTDGLVESRDHPLDEGLQAFVGALTDPSRPLEDVCDHVLNTLDTHHGEDDIALLMARVQGLPADSVGDWTLPREPRSVGRAREYARTQLTAWDLEPLVDTAELLVSELVTNALRYGEGEIRLRLLLDRTLVCEVWDAGLVQPRRRRARDTDEGGRGLQLVGLLSASWGSRRTPRGKTVWFELPLPDGGTPLTDPAEALLSLF
- a CDS encoding SPOR domain-containing protein, yielding MNDGTITLPWLVIRQDDNGNRYRVGRYATRAEAQKIADSLDDRGHKQLYWVERIAQNGSK
- a CDS encoding pyridoxal-phosphate dependent enzyme codes for the protein MTPLPDRFCPADGTRVPGGSLDWCCPVCRGPLDLDFAPTPAPLTSLTGRMNSLWRYTECLPLAAPTVSLGEGRTPLVELRGGISAKLDFLMPTLSFKDRGAVLLAELALRLGPRLVIADSSGNAGTAIAAYCARAALPCTVYVPEDTSPKKLEQIEAHGARVHLVDGDREATARTAREAADLPGTFYASHVFNPYFLHGTKTYVHELWEDLGGRLPDVIVVPVGNGTLLLGAALAVAELHGAGLIDRRPALYAVQAAAVAPLAHAWAEGADDLVGVTPSAPTFAEGIAIPRPPRARQILRAVRDSGGTFLTVTEDQIRHAQRDLASRGLYVESTGVACWAAVREGVLAGRTAVVPLCGAGVKTGLARG
- a CDS encoding ATP-binding protein, which produces MGGFLAWEVIGVIDTEGDCAEWSFPAEPGAVRTARAVVRGQLRTWGLDSLGDVTALLVSELVTNALRHAAGPIGVRLVRPGGLSGALLVEVSDPLPDPPRERSADEDDESGRGLQLVAGSSRRWGTRPGDTGKTVWFELGVPG